The following proteins come from a genomic window of Miscanthus floridulus cultivar M001 chromosome 2, ASM1932011v1, whole genome shotgun sequence:
- the LOC136526133 gene encoding probable 3-ketoacyl-CoA synthase 20 has protein sequence MGREVFGGAPTTTTTQANKAVVMSRRVIPLLLLAVVVFLAPRLSSTLPAGLLLLKEKLGRLSPAAVAVACWATAAAAWAYAVSRPRPVYLVDLSGYVAGAPHEASRAKTIAHFGRCGRFCDESMAFQKRMLERSGLGERTHFPASLISVPVDMCLRTAREESHAVIFGVVDDLLRRAPGVAPRDVGVLIFNSSLLSPTPSFTSLIANRYGMRHDVVSHNLSGMGCSAGIIAIDLAKRLLQVHRDTYALVVSTENITLNAYMGNNRPMLVTNTLFRVGGAAILLSNRRADRRRAKYQLIHTVRTHRGAHDQSFGCVTQEEDDAGCVGVSLSKELMVVAGEALRTNITTLGPLVLPMSEQLRFLATVVLNRVFRANVRAYLPDFKLAFDHFCIHAGGRGVLDELERSLKLSTWHMEPSRMTLCRFGNTSSSSLWYELAYCEAKGRIRKGDRVWQIAFGSGFKCNSAVWKALRTVDGGEEGNPWTPEIDVLPVHVPKVSPIDETTYTFPDGATYKVSSLG, from the exons ATGGGTAGGGAGGTGTTCGGTGGTGcgccaacgacgacgacgacgcaggCCAACAAGGCGGTGGTGATGAGCCGCCGCGTCATCCCGCTCCTCCTCCTTGCCGTCGTCGTCTTTCTGGCCCCGCGGCTGTCGTCGACACTTCCCGCCGGCCTCCTGCTCCTGAAGGAGAAGCTGGGTCGTCTGAGCCCTGCGGCGGTGGCGGTTGCCTGCTGGgcgaccgcggcggcggcgtgggcgtaCGCGGTGTCCCGCCCGCGGCCCGTCTACCTGGTGGACCTGTCCGGCTACGTGGCCGGCGCGCCGCACGAGGCGTCCCGCGCCAAGACGATCGCGCACTTCGGGCGGTGCGGGCGGTTCTGCGACGAGAGCATGGCGTTCCAGAAGCGGATGCTGGAGCGGTCGGGGCTCGGGGAGCGGACCCACTTCCCGGCGTCGCTCATCAGCGTGCCCGTCGACATGTGCCTCCGCACGGCGCGGGAGGAGTCGCACGCCGTCATCTTCGGCGTCGTCGACGACCTCCTCCGCAGGGCGCCGGGCGTGGCGCCGCGCGACGTCGGCGTGCTCATCTTCAACTCCAGCCTGCTCAGCCCGACGCCGTCCTTCACGTCGCTCATCGCCAACCGCTACGGGATGCGGCACGACGTCGTCAGCCACAACCTCAGCGGGATGGGGTGCAGCGCAGGCATCATCGCCATCGACCTCGCCAAGCGACTGCTCCAG gtGCACCGGGACACGTACGCGCTCGTGGTGAGCACGGAGAACATCACCCTCAACGCCTACATGGGCAACAACCGCCCGATGCTGGTGACCAACACGCTCTTCCGCGTGGGCGGCGCCGCCATCCTGCTCTCCAACCGCCGCGCCGACCGCCGCCGCGCCAAGTACCAGCTCATCCACACCGTGCGCACCCACCGCGGAGCGCACGACCAGAGCTTCGGCTGCGTCACGCAGGAGGAGGACGACGCGGGGTGCGTCGGCGTCTCCCTCTCCAAGGAGCTCATGGTGGTGGCCGGGGAGGCCCTGCGCACCAACATCACCACGCTGGGCCCGCTCGTCCTGCCCATGTCCGAGCAGCTCCGGTTCCTCGCCACCGTCGTCCTCAACCGCGTCTTCCGCGCCAACGTGCGCGCCTACCTGCCCGACTTCAAGCTCGCCTTCGAccacttctgcatccacgcgggGGGCCGCGGCGTGCTGGACGAGCTGGAGCGCAGCCTCAAGCTCAGCACCTGGCACATGGAGCCCTCCAGGATGACGCTCTGCCGCTTCGGCAACACCTCCAGCAGCTCGCTCTGGTACGAGCTCGCCTACTGCGAGGCCAAGGGGCGGATCCGGAAGGGGGACCGGGTCTGGCAGATCGCATTCGGATCCGGATTCAAGTGCAACAGCGCCGTCTGGAAGGCGCTCCGGACGGTCGACGGTGGCGAGGAGGGCAACCCGTGGACGCCGGAGATCGACGTGCTCCCCGTCCACGTGCCCAAGGTGTCGCCCATCGACGAGACCACCTACACGTTCCCTGACGGCGCCACCTACAAGGTCTCATCTCTtggttaa
- the LOC136536719 gene encoding uncharacterized protein yields MTVMERDLPGVTRELETRSLGKSVFLRNERDIWDQLRRQKGLLADAQGLLSARSAEVEDLRLRCADIQAELAMAKEQSAPLVAKIKELEEERDSFRLRAQEATASAKATAGQLGAEQREHQATKVALAEATKAAEASRVEVSAWKGKAEGLEKEASQAAEASVAAQAALDAEVREHEALRSAVRSACEALDVEEVQSASSLGSRLIAKESVLFDLGLKLAELLQVWATMPPVDEISFRAAGAARRGGVAPPVPARGGERVPVPSSSSPTVGIPSPTWKHSRDGS; encoded by the exons atgactgtcatggaaagggacttgcctggtgtcactcgg gagctcgagacccgatcccttgggaaatcggtgttcctgcgaaatgagagggatatctgggaccagctccggcgccagaagggcttgcttgccgacgcccagggactattgtcggcgcggagtgcggaagtggaggacctccgccttcgttgtgccgacattcaggcggagttggccatggctaaggagcagtccgcccctctggtggccaagatcaaggaactggaggaggagcgagactccttcaggcttcgggcccaagaagcgacggcctctgcgaaggctacagccgggcagctgggtgcggagcagcgcgagcatcaggcgacaaaagtcgccctggcagaggctaccaaggcggccgaggcctctcgggtcgaggtctcagcctggaagggcaaggccgagg gtctggagaaagaggcctcccaggcggctgaggcttccgtcgcggcgcaagcagcgctggatgccgaggtccgggagcacgaggcgctgcgcagcgctgtccggtctgcctgcgaggctctggacgtcgaggaggtccaatcagctagctcccttgggagccgcctcatCGCT aaggagtcggtcctgttcgaccttggcctgaagctcgcggagctgctccaggtctgggcgacgaTGCCCCCCGTGGACGAGAtttcgttccgtgctgccggggctgCGAGACGAGGAGGCGTGGCACCACCCGTCCCCGCCCGGGGCGGTGAACGAGTGCCTGTCCCTTCTTCCTCTTCGCCCaccgttggcatcccgagcccgacgtggaagcactcgcgggatggatcgtaa